A genomic window from Lineus longissimus chromosome 17, tnLinLong1.2, whole genome shotgun sequence includes:
- the LOC135501167 gene encoding V-type proton ATPase subunit G-like, translating to MIFSKMASQSTGIQQLLAAEKKAAEKVAEARKRKARRLKQAKEEAAAEIDAYRLQREKQFKEQEGKVMGSEDDMKQRIDLQMHEKLAELNNNVANNSEKSLERLLALVGQIKPEKHINLRV from the exons ATGATCTTCAGCAAAATGGCGAGTCAATCGACAGGAATCCAGCAACTTCTTGCTGCCGAAAAAAAAGCCGCTGAGAAGGTGGCGGAGGCTAGAAAAC GAAAAGCAAGGCGTCTTAAACAAGCAAAGGAAGAAGCAGCTGCAGAGATCGATGCATATCGCCTCCAAAGGGAAAAGCAGTTCAAGGAACAGGAAGGAAAG GTCATGGGTTCAGAAGATGACATGAAGCAAAGAATAGACCTTCAGATGCACGAGAAGCTAGCAGAATTAAACAACAACGTGGCTAATAATAGTGAAAAAAGCCTTGAAAGACTCTTAGCATTAGTGGGCCAGATAAAACCAGAGAAGCACATTAACTTACGAGTCTAA
- the LOC135501166 gene encoding RNA-binding protein RO60-like: MAGISNNVPDVCPIRQMDDITRLHRFLCMGAECGTYYPGERPLMKDHADCIARLITEGHGEFVVKEILRFSSQELSIKERPVIFALALCARNDDPADKKDHKTKMAAYAALADICRLPPQLFAFVDFAQANSGKTTGWGRAQRKALNNWYRKKTPRDLAVLVTKYIQRGGWTHVDIFRLAHVKPVNEAMTAIMKFAVKGLDAVKKDYEKDGLSDDMKCILRFLEAVHTVKHSNDEHQIARLIEEYHLTPEYVPTQFSKSQEIWYALLHELPVKDMIRLLGRMSAIGLLEPLSNPAKLVIDKLSSEQTIQSEKIHPIEFLIAMKIYEGGKGDKGKVKWFPNGNVIDALNRAFLNSYKFIQPTNSRYLLAVDVSGSMAYGNVNGCQGVSPAVAAAAMAMLIARTEKEYQMVAFSTGITPVQLNAQMDLLHVCKIIAELPSGGTDCAIPILWAMENKRAVDVFMVITDCETLSAGIPPSDALKKYRQLMGLPNTRMVVCALTSNGFTLADPSENGMLDIAGFDAGVPLLINNFVKGII, from the exons ATGGCAGGCATTTCAAACAACGTTCCAGACGTCTGTCCAATCCGACAGATGGATGACATTACCAGGCTTCACCGCTTCTTGTGCATGGGGGCTGAATGTGGAACGTATTACCCTGGTGAGCGACCTCTGATGAAAGATCATGCTGACTGTATCGCACGTCTAATTACGGAAGGTCATGGAGAATTTGTTGTGAAAGAAATCCTACGATTTAGCTCACAAGAGCTCTCCATCAAGGAACGACCAGTTATCTTTGCGTTGGCGCTGTGTGCTAGGAACGATGACCCTGCAGATAAAAAGGATCATAAGACTAAAATGGCTGCGTACGCTGCCTTGGCTGATATTTGTCGATTGCCACCGCAGTTATTTGCATTTGTAGACTTTGCCCAGGCCAATAGTGGTAAAACAACAGGCTGGGGTCGTGCCCAGCGAAAGGCTTTGAATAATTGGTATCGTAAAAAAACGCCAAGGGATCTAGCAGTTCTGGTGACAAAGTATATCCAGCGCGGTGGGTGGACACATGTTGATATCTTCAGATTAGCTCATGTCAAGCCTGTTAATGAAG CAATGACAGCCATAATGAAATTTGCTGTAAAAGGCCTTGATGCCGTTAAGAAAGATTATGAGAAGGACGGCCTGTCTGATGACATGAAATGTATCCTGAGATTCCTGGAGGCGGTTCATACAGTCAAACATTCGAATGACGAACACCAGATCGCCCGATTGATAGAGGAGTACCACTTGACACCAGAATATGTACCAACACAATTCAGTAAATCACAAGAG ATTTGGTACGCCCTCCTCCATGAGCTGCCAGTTAAGGACATGATCCGTTTATTAGGTCGAATGTCCGCAATTGGTCTCCTCGAACCCCTCAGCAATCCTGCCAAACTAGTTATTGATAAGTTGTCCAGTGAGCAAACGATACAATCTGAAAA GATACACCCTATAGAATTCCTGATAGCCATGAAAATATATGAAGGAGGCAAGGGAGATAAAGGCAAAGTGAAGTGGTTCCCTAATGGTAATGTCATCGATGCGCTCAACAGGGCTTTCCTCAATTCCTATAAG TTCATCCAACCCACAAACTCGCGCTATCTATTGGCGGTTGATGTAAGTGGTTCCATGGCGTACGGCAATGTCAACGGTTGCCAAGGAGTGTCGCCAGCCGTTGCAGCAGCTGCCATGGCAATGCTTATCGCTAGGACAGAAAAGGAATATCAGATGGTTGCGTTCTCAACCGGGATCACGCCAGTCCAGCTTAATGCACAAATGGACCTGTTACATGTGTGTAAAATAATAGCAGAG CTGCCATCCGGCGGGACTGACTGCGCTATTCCAATACTGTGGGCAATGGAGAATAAACGTGCCGTAGATGTATTTATGGTGATCACCGATTGTGAGACTCTGTCTGCAGGCATTCCTCCGTCTGATGCTCTCAAGAAATACAGACAGCTGATGGGTCTGCCTAATACAAG AATGGTAGTGTGTGCACTGACGAGCAATGGCTTTACCCTGGCAGATCCGTCAGAAAACGGTATGCTTGACATCGCTGGTTTTGATGCCGGAGTTCCACTTCTAATCAATAACTTTGTCAAAGGGatcatataa
- the LOC135501394 gene encoding negative elongation factor E-like produces the protein MKYVHYPQHLTEEEEILTKKYAKLRKKRKALQALRMPKADPVHQQQQAPVNLKRSATESEEIKEDIKKLVKAGAIKLESDREKKAFKRRTKDPDKNPTAVGFQPFDEQDKVEPPVGKTKSMKGLYESFIPEVTPEKEEPRDQERDARERARSERHSTHDQTRKGNTIYVTGKRINEDMLKETFKKYGTIVNVNLETGKERGFVTFDTTEAADKAIMEVDKTLVSGIYLIVSLARRQPQFEGTVDPSRASWASIAASHSQKGSHKDKRDLVTYDEDIF, from the exons ATGAAATATGTTCATTACCCCCAACACctcactgaagaagaagagattcTTACAAAGAAGTATGCTAAACTTCGCAAAAAG AGGAAAGCCTTGCAAGCCCTTAGAATGCCTAAAGCAGACCCTGTTCATCAGCAGCAACAGGCACCTGTCAACTTGAAGAGAAGTGCAACAGAATCAgaggaaatcaaagaagacATAAAGAAACTTGTGAAAGCTGGG GCCATCAAATTAGAGTCTGATCGCGAGAAGAAAGCATTCAAAAGAAGGACAAAG GACCCAGACAAGAATCCCACTGCCGTTGGTTTTCAACCATTTGATGAGCAAGACAAGGTAGAGCCACCTGTTGGCAAGACCAAGAGCATGAAGGGCTTGTATGAGAGTTTCATTCCAGAGGTAACACCAGAGAAAGAGGAACCAA GAGACCAAGAGAGAGATGCCAGAGAGCGTGCCAGATCAGAGAGACACAGCACCCATGATCAAACCCGGAAAGGCAACACAATATATGTAACGGGCAAAAGAATAAATGAAGACATGCTGAAAGaaacattcaagaaatatgGGACGATTGTGAATGTGAATTTAGAAACTGGGAAAGA ACGAGGCTTTGTGACTTTTGATACAACGGAAGCCGCAGATAAAGCTATAATGGAG GTTGACAAAACTTTAGTGTCTGGTATCTACCTGATTGTGAGTCTAGCACGAAGACAACCACAGTTTGAGGGGACAGTGGATCCCTCTAGGGCATCATGGGCCTCTATAGCTGCCAGTCATTCACAGAAAGGCTCTCACAAGGACAAGCGAGATCTAGTGACATATGATGAAGACATCTTCTGA